A stretch of the Ornithodoros turicata isolate Travis chromosome 4, ASM3712646v1, whole genome shotgun sequence genome encodes the following:
- the LOC135392350 gene encoding uncharacterized protein LOC135392350, whose translation MEAFCSESARLRSTKQSRQIARHTSALESELSDSSSATLPPPPPPAQGFQPSTSRGQATVSLSQSAVESQCPSALGFHSQRDHTRISGPLLSLPLPPATSPRAVQKTAEPAHDDRHGHIRKVYKALVELKEDFRNIRDIILNIEATVKAASAIESQSFVLPSLPLQSQDDLAQLEARLLDPRNSLWGDCQGLLANQIMTEYSLKGMQKKKAFVELHICGCIIDGIKDRFKHETEANINSKLGKHLAGASDRDGGRAK comes from the exons ATGGAGGCTTTTTGCAGTGAGAGTGCTAGGCTACGCAG CACAAAACAAAGTAGACAAATCGCTCGACATACATCTGCCTTAGAATCTGAGCTGTCAGACTCAAGTTCAGcaaccctgccccccccccccccccccgcccaagGTTTTCAACCTTCTACTAGTAGAGGTCAGGCAACTGTGTCATT GTCCCAGTCAGCTGTGGAAAGTCAATGTCCTTCAGCACTTGGCTTCCATAGCCAACGCGATCATACTCGCATCTCTGGACCCCTGCTTTCATTACCGCTGCCCCCAGCAACATCGCCAAGAGCTGTTCAGAAAACAGCTGAGCCTGCACATGACGACAGACATG GACACATACGGAAAGTATACAAAGCTCTTGTGGAGCTCAAAGAAGACTTCAGAAATATCAGGGACATCATACTAAACATTGAGGCAACAGTGAAAGCAGCATCAGCTATTGAGAGCCAGTCCTTTGTCCTTCCATCTCTGCCGCTTCAGTCTCAGGATGATTTAGCACAACTTGAAGCTCGTCTGCTGGACCCACGCAACAGTTT GTGGGGAGACTGTCAAGGACTTCTAGCAAACCAAATCATGACCGAATACAGCTTAAAAGGAATGCAGAAGAAAAAAGCATTTGTCGAGCTTCACATCTGCGGCTGTATAATAG ATGGCATCAAAGACAGATTTAAACATGAAACTGAGGCCAACATTAACAGCAAGTTGGGAAAGCACCTTGCTGGTGCAAGTGATCGTGATGGAGGACGAGCCAAATGA